Proteins encoded in a region of the Psychromicrobium lacuslunae genome:
- a CDS encoding potassium channel family protein, with protein sequence MLVIGLGRFGAATAEQLVKQGREVLAIERDPALVQKWSGALTHVVEADATNIDALRQLGAQDFNSAVVGVGTSIESSVLITVNLVDLGIEHLWVKAITQSHGKILTRIGANHVIYPEADAGVRAAHLVSGRMLDFIEFDDDFAIVKMYPPKETQGFTLAESKVRSKYGVTIVGVKSPGEDFTYAQPDTKVSGRHMLIVSGHVDLLERFAARP encoded by the coding sequence GTGCTGGTGATTGGCCTGGGCCGCTTTGGCGCGGCCACCGCCGAGCAATTGGTCAAGCAGGGTCGTGAAGTACTCGCCATTGAGCGGGATCCTGCCCTAGTGCAGAAATGGTCGGGCGCGCTGACCCATGTGGTTGAGGCAGATGCCACCAATATTGATGCGCTGCGTCAGCTCGGCGCGCAGGACTTTAACTCCGCTGTGGTTGGGGTGGGCACCTCCATTGAGTCCAGCGTGCTGATCACCGTTAACTTGGTAGATCTTGGCATCGAGCATCTCTGGGTCAAGGCAATCACCCAGTCACATGGCAAGATCTTGACCAGAATCGGCGCCAATCACGTGATCTACCCTGAGGCAGACGCCGGGGTGCGGGCAGCCCACTTGGTGTCGGGGCGGATGCTCGACTTCATTGAGTTCGACGACGATTTCGCGATCGTGAAAATGTACCCGCCTAAAGAAACTCAGGGCTTCACCCTGGCTGAGTCGAAGGTACGCTCCAAGTACGGAGTCACCATTGTCGGCGTCAAATCGCCGGGCGAAGACTTCACTTACGCGCAGCCGGACACCAAGGTCTCGGGCCGGCACATGCTGATCGTCTCGGGGCATGTTGACTTGCTGGAGCGCTTCGCGGCCAGGCCTTAG
- the proC gene encoding pyrroline-5-carboxylate reductase: MTSRIAFLGCGSMGEAILAGMLAGPVDPATVVATVRRIERAEELAQRHGITAIANSEEEQANSLAVAGAEVVVLGVKPAQIAPLCREISAALEPEAVVVSVAGAVTIEQIERALPAGQAVVRTMPNTPLMVGRGVVGLSTGSSVNAEQSARAHQVFAGSGVVLDVPEEQMPVIGAISGSGPAYAFYLAEAMARAARELGVDEETAKTLATETVAGAGLMLGQQGADATALRKAVTSPNGTTERAIAVFDERDLPAIVLAGAQAAAKRSDDITAELDQA, from the coding sequence ATGACGAGTAGAATTGCGTTTCTGGGCTGTGGATCAATGGGCGAAGCTATTCTGGCGGGGATGCTCGCCGGTCCGGTCGATCCCGCCACCGTGGTGGCTACCGTACGTCGAATTGAGCGTGCTGAGGAACTAGCCCAGCGACACGGCATCACCGCGATTGCCAACTCCGAAGAGGAACAAGCTAACTCGCTGGCCGTGGCGGGCGCTGAGGTCGTGGTGTTAGGCGTTAAGCCCGCACAAATCGCTCCGCTCTGTCGAGAGATTTCCGCTGCCCTGGAGCCCGAGGCGGTAGTGGTGAGCGTGGCTGGCGCGGTCACCATTGAGCAGATCGAGCGCGCCCTACCGGCAGGGCAAGCCGTGGTTCGCACGATGCCTAACACCCCACTAATGGTGGGCCGGGGCGTAGTGGGGCTATCGACCGGCTCTTCGGTCAACGCCGAGCAGTCCGCTCGCGCGCACCAGGTCTTCGCGGGCTCTGGCGTGGTCTTAGACGTCCCCGAAGAGCAAATGCCGGTGATCGGTGCAATTAGCGGTTCCGGGCCCGCCTACGCCTTTTATTTGGCCGAAGCAATGGCAAGAGCCGCACGCGAGCTGGGAGTCGACGAAGAAACGGCCAAGACCTTGGCCACCGAGACGGTGGCCGGTGCCGGTTTGATGCTGGGGCAGCAGGGGGCTGACGCCACCGCACTCCGGAAGGCGGTGACTAGCCCGAACGGCACCACCGAGCGGGCAATCGCGGTCTTCGACGAGCGTGATTTGCCAGCGATCGTCTTGGCCGGGGCGCAAGCGGCAGCTAAACGTTCGGACGACATCACCGCAGAGCTCGACCAGGCTTAG
- a CDS encoding sugar phosphate isomerase/epimerase family protein, with amino-acid sequence MPIPVALSSASVYPLSVHDAFATAQDLGYDGLEVMVTNNATSQDAAALRTLTERYQLPVLAIHAPTLLLTQQVWGTYWNKVEQSIKLAAELAASVVVVHPPFRWQSEYGRNFSSGVRDLSESSGVRIAVENMYPWRVRGREVKAYLPGWDPMAQDYDDVTWDLSHAATAGVSSLESVRDLGQRLRHIHLTDGSGSARDEHLIPGQGNQQAARVLQFLAQAGFTGTVVAEISTRKAKGVGEREEWLAETLRFARQHLASTKSD; translated from the coding sequence GTGCCTATTCCGGTCGCTCTCTCTAGCGCCTCGGTGTACCCGCTCTCGGTCCACGATGCCTTCGCAACCGCTCAGGACCTCGGCTATGACGGTCTGGAAGTGATGGTGACCAATAACGCCACCAGTCAGGATGCCGCCGCCTTGCGGACCTTGACCGAGAGATACCAGCTGCCGGTGCTCGCTATTCATGCCCCGACGTTGTTGCTGACCCAGCAGGTCTGGGGTACCTACTGGAACAAGGTGGAGCAATCAATAAAATTGGCTGCTGAGTTGGCTGCGAGCGTCGTTGTGGTGCATCCGCCCTTTCGCTGGCAGAGCGAGTATGGCCGAAACTTTAGCTCCGGAGTGCGTGACCTATCCGAGTCCAGCGGGGTGCGGATCGCGGTGGAAAATATGTATCCCTGGCGGGTGCGCGGCCGGGAGGTGAAGGCGTATTTGCCCGGCTGGGACCCGATGGCTCAGGATTACGACGATGTCACTTGGGATCTCTCACATGCCGCCACCGCGGGCGTCTCCTCGCTTGAGTCGGTTCGGGATTTAGGTCAGCGGCTGCGTCATATTCATCTGACCGATGGCTCGGGCTCGGCCCGAGACGAGCATCTGATTCCCGGCCAGGGCAATCAGCAGGCTGCCAGAGTGCTGCAGTTTCTCGCCCAGGCTGGTTTCACCGGCACAGTGGTTGCTGAGATTTCGACGCGCAAAGCCAAGGGGGTCGGCGAGCGAGAAGAGTGGTTAGCTGAGACCTTGCGATTTGCTCGGCAGCATCTCGCCAGCACGAAATCAGACTAG
- a CDS encoding Ppx/GppA phosphatase family protein, with the protein MRLGVLDIGSNTVHLLLVDAHPGAQPVPFASHKRPLSLVQYLDPDGAITEAGQRELIAFVLEARQFAATHQAQDLLAFCTSAIRESSNGELVLNRVRQETTIQLRELTGPEEAAMTFFAVRRWYGWGTGTVLDLDIGGGSFEMAMGADELPAKAISVPLGAGRLTRDWLPENPPSAKSVKKLRKYIRATLQAPIAEFAELGKPDLVVGTSKTFRSLARITGAAPSASGPFVRRELRAVDLGLWAQRLTAMSADDRLHLPGVSRARASQVLAGALVAEAALELFEVSTVLICPWALREGLILRRLDQLVFDGPLEPPRHVSARAASEIS; encoded by the coding sequence ATGCGACTTGGTGTTCTCGACATTGGTTCCAATACCGTGCACCTGTTACTAGTCGACGCTCATCCCGGCGCTCAGCCGGTGCCCTTTGCCTCGCATAAAAGACCGCTCTCCTTAGTGCAATACCTGGATCCGGATGGTGCTATTACCGAAGCGGGACAGCGAGAATTGATTGCTTTTGTGCTGGAGGCGCGGCAATTCGCTGCTACTCATCAGGCCCAGGATCTGTTGGCGTTCTGTACCTCAGCCATCCGTGAGTCCAGCAATGGCGAGCTGGTACTGAACCGAGTGCGCCAGGAAACCACTATTCAGCTTCGTGAACTCACCGGGCCGGAAGAAGCGGCGATGACGTTTTTTGCGGTACGTCGCTGGTATGGCTGGGGTACTGGCACAGTGCTTGACCTGGACATTGGCGGTGGTTCTTTTGAAATGGCGATGGGGGCTGATGAACTGCCCGCCAAAGCCATCTCGGTGCCGCTCGGCGCTGGCCGGCTGACTCGTGACTGGCTGCCGGAGAACCCGCCAAGCGCCAAAAGCGTAAAAAAGCTGCGGAAGTACATTCGCGCCACTCTGCAGGCGCCAATCGCCGAATTCGCCGAACTGGGTAAGCCTGATCTGGTGGTCGGTACCTCAAAAACTTTCCGCTCATTGGCGCGGATTACCGGTGCGGCACCCAGCGCCTCGGGTCCTTTCGTGCGACGCGAGCTGCGCGCCGTGGATCTCGGCCTGTGGGCGCAGCGATTGACCGCGATGAGTGCCGACGATCGACTGCATTTGCCCGGGGTGTCCAGGGCGCGGGCTAGCCAGGTGCTTGCTGGGGCCCTGGTCGCGGAGGCGGCATTGGAGCTCTTCGAGGTCTCCACCGTGCTAATCTGCCCGTGGGCATTGCGTGAGGGTCTTATTTTGCGCCGCCTTGATCAACTCGTCTTCGACGGTCCGCTCGAGCCGCCGCGACACGTCAGCGCACGTGCCGCCTCAGAAATCAGTTGA
- a CDS encoding aminopeptidase C, which translates to MSETRRLATKTITNNQVSELHQAFADDSAAILAKNAVTRTALNELAVNHSVLASSSHSVSDRLDDWKVTNQKKSGRCWLFAALNLLRAEARQILNVKDFEFSQNYPMYFDKLERANYFLQSVIETADRPLDDRLVVFLSESLMGDGGQWNMSSSIFKKYGAVPQEAMPETESSSDTAQMNARLKTLLRKAALELRQAVASGASETELDAAVQNTITEVHRVLTIHLGAPPSSIDWQWIDDDKKFSREGVLSPQEFLAKYTKLNLDDYVCLVDDPRTEHPKGKTLTVEYLGNVIGGDDTVYLNVDIQLMKDLAKDALQNGSPVWFGCDVGPQMLRSDGLWDAELFDYSGVYGVDLALNKEQRVNIGESAMTHAMLFTGVDVLDGQTRRWRVENSWGEENADKGFYTMNDSWFDEYMFEIAVDKNKLSPELQAALAEQPLVLPAWDPMGALAR; encoded by the coding sequence ATGAGTGAAACCCGGCGACTAGCCACAAAAACCATCACAAACAATCAAGTTTCCGAATTGCATCAGGCGTTCGCCGATGATTCAGCGGCCATTCTGGCAAAGAACGCGGTCACCCGAACGGCCCTCAATGAGCTGGCGGTGAACCACAGTGTCTTAGCTAGCAGTTCGCATTCGGTCTCTGATCGACTGGATGACTGGAAGGTCACTAACCAGAAGAAATCTGGTCGGTGCTGGCTTTTTGCCGCACTCAATCTGTTGCGAGCCGAGGCCCGGCAGATCCTCAATGTGAAGGATTTCGAGTTCTCGCAGAACTATCCGATGTACTTCGACAAGCTAGAAAGAGCCAATTACTTCTTGCAGTCGGTGATCGAAACTGCCGACCGGCCACTCGATGATCGTCTGGTGGTCTTCCTCAGCGAGTCGCTAATGGGCGACGGCGGGCAGTGGAACATGTCCAGCAGCATTTTCAAAAAATATGGTGCGGTGCCGCAAGAAGCCATGCCCGAGACCGAGTCCTCCTCCGATACTGCCCAGATGAATGCCCGGCTCAAGACCTTACTACGCAAAGCCGCACTTGAATTGCGCCAAGCTGTGGCAAGCGGTGCGAGTGAGACGGAATTGGACGCCGCCGTTCAAAACACCATCACCGAGGTGCACCGGGTACTGACTATTCACCTCGGCGCACCGCCCAGCAGCATCGACTGGCAATGGATCGACGACGATAAGAAGTTCAGCCGAGAAGGCGTACTCAGCCCGCAAGAATTTCTTGCCAAATACACCAAACTCAATCTCGATGATTATGTTTGCCTGGTTGACGATCCTCGCACCGAGCATCCCAAAGGGAAGACTCTCACCGTCGAGTACCTCGGCAATGTGATTGGCGGCGACGACACCGTCTACCTCAACGTGGATATTCAGCTGATGAAAGACCTCGCCAAAGATGCGCTGCAAAACGGCAGCCCGGTCTGGTTCGGCTGCGATGTGGGCCCGCAAATGCTGCGCAGCGACGGACTTTGGGATGCCGAGTTGTTTGATTACAGCGGCGTCTATGGGGTGGACCTCGCACTGAACAAGGAACAGCGGGTCAATATCGGAGAGTCTGCGATGACCCACGCCATGCTGTTCACCGGGGTCGATGTGCTGGACGGCCAGACCCGGCGCTGGCGAGTGGAGAACTCCTGGGGTGAGGAGAACGCCGATAAGGGTTTCTACACCATGAACGACTCTTGGTTTGATGAGTACATGTTTGAAATCGCCGTCGATAAGAACAAGCTGAGCCCCGAGTTGCAAGCTGCCTTGGCGGAGCAACCGCTGGTACTGCCCGCCTGGGACCCAATGGGCGCCCTGGCCCGCTAA
- the topA gene encoding type I DNA topoisomerase has protein sequence MPSKASKATKTSSQHENKGKTGKKLVIVESPAKGKTIAGYLGAGFEVEASYGHIRDLPQPSDLPAELKKTSVGKFAVDLDNDFEPYYVVPSDKKKRVAELKAALKGADELYLATDGDREGEAIAWHLLEVLKPKVPVYRLTFPEITKEAIQRAMNELRDVDMPMVDAQETRRVLDRLYGYEISPVLWRKVSRGLSAGRVQSVATRLVVERERERMAFRSASYWDVLGEFSTTESAQAFKAKLVAVDGARVATGRDFNDSGALTASKVAHLDQASATALADGLEQAEFAVRSVEHKPYTRRPAAPFTTSTLQQEAARKLRFSARVTMRVAQSLYENGYITYMRTDSVALSDQAISAARRQAAELYDPSFVPNAPRIYSNKSKNAQEAHEAIRPAGDSFRVPAQVARSLSSDEFKLYELIWKRTVASQMADAKGSTASVRLGAKSAEGRDAEFAASGTVITFQGFLAAYEEGKDEARQSDEANAADGGRLPNLAVADALQTESLEPQGHETSPPPRYTEASLVKTLEERGIGRPSTYAATISTIMDRGYVSQRGSALVPSWVAFSVVRLLEQHFENYVDYDFTAEMEEDLDRISRGEETGSHWLKLFYFGADDGSGLLPIVDNLGEIDAREINSVPIADGITLRVGKFGPYLEKPVPADAPEGTEPERANVPEDLAPDELTAEKAIELINTAAPEERVLGVDPESGHTVVAKNGRYGAYVTELIPEPSAEELANAPVEYYKNGKPKPPKKPVKAKPRTGSLFASMSVETVTLEEALQLMSLPRVLGADAEGVEITVQNGRFGPYLKKGTDSRSIGSEEEIFTITLEQALEIYSQPKQRGTRAAVPPLAEFGEDPTSGKKIVVKEGRFGPYITDGETNITVPRGTSIEELTRERAIELLADKRARGPVKRTSSRAKTSTKRKTAAKR, from the coding sequence CGGCAAAGGGAAAAACTATTGCCGGTTATCTTGGCGCGGGCTTCGAAGTCGAAGCCTCCTACGGCCACATCCGCGACTTACCGCAGCCTTCTGACCTACCCGCTGAACTGAAGAAGACTTCGGTGGGCAAGTTCGCAGTCGATCTCGACAACGATTTCGAACCGTACTATGTGGTGCCCTCCGATAAGAAAAAAAGGGTCGCCGAACTCAAAGCCGCACTCAAGGGTGCCGACGAACTCTATCTGGCAACTGACGGTGACCGCGAAGGTGAGGCGATTGCCTGGCATCTCCTCGAGGTGCTCAAACCGAAGGTCCCGGTTTACCGCTTGACCTTCCCGGAAATCACCAAAGAGGCAATCCAGCGCGCCATGAACGAACTGCGCGATGTTGATATGCCGATGGTCGATGCCCAGGAAACCCGGCGCGTGCTGGACCGGCTTTACGGCTACGAGATTTCTCCAGTGCTCTGGCGGAAGGTTTCCCGTGGTCTCTCCGCCGGTCGGGTGCAATCGGTGGCGACCCGGTTGGTGGTGGAGCGGGAAAGAGAGCGGATGGCGTTCCGTTCAGCGTCCTACTGGGACGTGCTCGGTGAGTTCTCCACCACGGAGTCAGCCCAGGCTTTCAAGGCCAAGCTAGTTGCTGTTGACGGTGCCCGGGTTGCCACCGGCCGAGATTTTAACGATTCCGGCGCGCTGACCGCGAGCAAGGTTGCGCACTTAGATCAGGCGAGTGCAACTGCCCTCGCCGATGGCTTAGAGCAGGCCGAGTTCGCCGTTCGCTCAGTAGAACACAAGCCCTACACTCGCCGCCCAGCAGCGCCCTTCACCACCTCGACGCTGCAGCAGGAGGCTGCCAGGAAGCTTCGATTCTCGGCACGGGTGACCATGCGGGTTGCGCAAAGCCTTTATGAAAACGGCTACATCACCTATATGCGTACTGACTCGGTGGCGCTCAGTGATCAGGCAATCAGTGCGGCTCGGCGTCAAGCCGCTGAACTCTACGATCCCTCGTTCGTGCCGAATGCCCCGCGGATCTACTCGAACAAGTCGAAAAATGCCCAGGAAGCGCACGAAGCGATTCGTCCCGCGGGTGACTCTTTCCGGGTGCCAGCGCAGGTCGCTCGCTCATTGAGTTCCGATGAGTTCAAGCTGTACGAACTGATCTGGAAGCGCACGGTGGCTTCTCAGATGGCTGATGCCAAAGGCTCCACCGCCTCGGTGCGTCTCGGCGCAAAGAGTGCGGAGGGCCGGGACGCAGAATTCGCGGCTTCTGGCACGGTGATCACCTTCCAAGGCTTCCTAGCCGCTTACGAGGAAGGCAAGGACGAGGCGCGGCAGAGCGACGAAGCAAACGCGGCCGACGGCGGCAGACTGCCGAACCTGGCGGTCGCCGATGCGCTGCAGACCGAGAGCCTGGAACCGCAGGGACACGAGACCTCGCCACCACCGCGATACACCGAAGCTTCCCTGGTGAAGACTCTGGAAGAACGTGGCATTGGCCGCCCTTCGACCTATGCAGCAACAATTTCCACCATTATGGACCGCGGCTATGTCAGCCAGCGGGGTTCGGCCCTGGTACCTAGCTGGGTGGCTTTTTCAGTGGTCCGGTTGCTTGAGCAGCACTTCGAGAACTACGTCGATTACGATTTCACCGCTGAAATGGAAGAGGACCTGGACCGGATCTCGCGCGGCGAAGAAACCGGTTCGCATTGGTTGAAGCTGTTCTACTTCGGCGCCGATGACGGTTCAGGTCTGTTGCCGATTGTTGACAACCTCGGCGAGATCGATGCCCGCGAAATTAACTCTGTGCCGATTGCTGATGGCATCACCTTGCGGGTAGGAAAGTTCGGACCCTACTTGGAGAAACCGGTGCCGGCCGACGCGCCAGAAGGTACCGAACCGGAGCGAGCCAATGTGCCGGAAGACCTGGCACCTGACGAGTTGACCGCTGAGAAGGCTATTGAGCTGATCAACACCGCAGCGCCGGAAGAGCGCGTGCTCGGTGTTGACCCGGAGAGCGGGCATACCGTGGTGGCGAAGAACGGCCGCTACGGTGCCTACGTCACCGAGCTGATTCCCGAACCGAGCGCGGAAGAACTCGCGAATGCGCCGGTGGAGTACTACAAGAACGGCAAGCCGAAGCCGCCGAAGAAACCGGTCAAAGCGAAGCCCCGCACCGGCTCCCTATTTGCCTCAATGAGCGTTGAGACGGTCACCCTTGAGGAAGCGCTGCAATTGATGTCGCTGCCGCGGGTGCTTGGTGCCGACGCCGAAGGCGTCGAAATCACCGTGCAGAACGGCCGCTTCGGCCCTTATCTGAAAAAGGGGACTGACTCTCGTTCGATCGGCTCTGAGGAAGAGATTTTCACTATCACCCTGGAGCAGGCACTGGAGATCTACTCGCAGCCGAAGCAGCGCGGCACCCGCGCTGCGGTGCCGCCGCTAGCAGAATTCGGTGAGGATCCGACCTCGGGCAAGAAGATCGTCGTCAAAGAAGGCCGGTTCGGGCCATACATCACCGATGGTGAAACGAACATCACGGTGCCTCGCGGAACGTCAATTGAAGAGTTGACTCGCGAACGGGCGATCGAATTGCTGGCGGATAAGCGCGCTCGCGGCCCGGTGAAACGGACCAGTTCTCGGGCCAAGACGAGCACTAAGCGGAAGACAGCGGCGAAGCGCTAG